The following DNA comes from Pongo pygmaeus isolate AG05252 chromosome 9, NHGRI_mPonPyg2-v2.0_pri, whole genome shotgun sequence.
TAAAATTGCAGTCAGCATAACAATctatggatttttttccccttttatagGTAAAGAATAAACATGGTAAATACTCAAGGAGTTATACAGAGTGGCTGACAAGGCCTTCTTCAACAGAAGGAGGCAGAGGACAGGCCATAGGTTAACAGTCAAATAACCAGCAGTATCTCCACCCCACGAAGACCTCCCTGCAGATAAGCAGCAGGAAGGCACCTGTTGTGAGGGCTTATAGGAGTGTGGGGTCCTGCCCTGGGGCTCCCTGCCAGGGCCCTGGTGAAACTGTTTTAAGATGCCTCTTCCATGGAAGGAGGGGGTCAGCCTGCTTTGGGCAAATGTGTCCACAGCCACTCTGCCACCTTCCCATAAAGCCTACTTGTATGTGAGTGACATTTTGTTTCACCTCTTAATAAAATTGAATTCTCTTCATTTCCAAATCTCTTTATTATCATAATTAACCTTTACTTGGAAAGCAAGCAGTAAAACCTGTTCAGACAGCATCATTATATTACTTTCAGGCAAACAAGCATGGAGGACTTCTACATCCTCAAGTTAAAAAAGGcactgaggctgggcgtggtggctcacgcctgtaatcccagcactttgggaggccaaggtgggtggatcacgaggtcaagagatcaagaccatcctggccaacatggtgaaaccccgtctctactaaaaatacaaaaaaaatagatgggcgtggtggtgggcggctgtagtgccagctactcgggaggctgaggcaggagaatggtgtgaacccgggaggcggaacttgcagtgagccgagatcacaccactgcactccagcctgggcaacagagcgagactgtctcaaaacaaacaaacaaacaaaaaaagcactgAAAGAGACAGACTCCAGTTCCTGGGAAGGCTGACCCAGTCAGCACTAAAAACAGGATTAATGTATAGCTATTAAGAGAATCATACAGTGGCTTTATTCTTACTACTTAAAAAAAGGTGATGTGATGGCAGTGATGGTCAACATCACACAGGGAAGACCAGGTCCACACTTTGTCCAGAATCAACTGCTACCACATGAGTCTTCTTGGTTAAGTCATTTGAGCCCACAGTGACAGAATAGGTCCCTGGATATACTTCTATGTAGAGGTCCTTAGAGATGTTCTCAGCCTAGAAGGAAAAGAGGATATTAGCAGTTTAGAGATTTTATACCCCAGTGCCACCATGGGCCCCCAGCAGGCTACCTGTCCTTGCAgaggtgtaatggaatgaagcGCTAATGTGGGAGACAGAGGTCCTGCTTTCAAGGCTCAGCCTGCTCATGTACAACACTGTCATTTTGGTAGGTCTCAGCCTTTCCTTATTTCTCGAACTGTGATAATACCTCacaaataagcatgtgaaaacgCTCTGTAAATGCTAAAGTGTTACATGAACATGAAGGATTAGAAAAAGAACACTCTACCTGGAGTTAGGCAGAGGGAAAGGCTAGAGGCCACTGTTTTGGGGATCAGAAGTAGACAGTGGCACTTAGCACAGATGAGCAGTAATGACAAGGTACTCGGGAGTGATGAGAGCCATTCTTTTAAACTGTGCTTTGCTAAGTTCACTATCAGGAAGATGACAGGCATTTCTTTTGTCCTAAAGCTCAGAACAATTTGAGTGAATTCCATTTTGTCACTGAAGCAGCAATTCAGCTGGCTGACAAAACTCTCCCTTGGAGGACTGGTTCTCCCAGAGTACAAAACATTGGAAGCCAGAGTTAATGGAAAGATTTTATTTAGAGCCGAACTGAGCACAATCAGTCTTCCAAGGGTAGACTTCACTCATGGCTGGTAGGTTACATCAGGTATGCAGGCAGAGGATGGGTCTCAGTTCAAATGGTaaaaggacaaagtcacaaaCCAGAAAAGAGCCTGTAATTAAGGGCCAGAGTGACAGCTGGGATGCCATTACATGCTTACTTAATGCTGAGAAGAGGCCACAGGCAGAAGCTGTCAATTCCACTACTACACACAGGAAAAGCCAAACTACTGGCCAGCAAATTGCACTCAGAGGAATAAATGatcatgtttacatttttatgaaatttcccctcttcctcctacCTTGCAGATGGATTTGAAGCCAATTTTTTCCAAAGCTGTTTTCTGTTGTATTCTTTCATGCCTGTCCAGTTACTGCGAAATTGGAAGTCTACCATCCTTTAACTGATGTAAATGTGTACAACAATGTCATTAACTATTTATTGGTTGTCAACCATGTAAATAAAAGTCACTTTTAGAAAATATGGTTATATCAGAATTGCAGAAAGCCAAGGATGCTTCATTTGCACACAAGGAAACATAGAGGTAAGGTTGGCATGTGGCTGTAGAACTCCAACACTGTGGAACATCAGCATTACCAAAAGTCAGCAAGTGTTGAGAGGCGTCTAAGCCTTAACAACTTATATTTGTACTAGAAGCAGAATATTCTTAATTGTTACTAACTCTAGTATGCTCCAAATCCTGACTCGTAGCAAACTGTatacaaacaaaaagtaaatgtaTTGTGGCACCATGCTGAATGAAGTTCCTTTCCTCAGAATGTCTAGCCCTTCCAAGTTCCAAAAAGGATCCCCTGGCTTCATGAACTAATGAGTACTTTaccctaaaaatgaaaaactcattATATGTTTTTACAGAGAAACATTTGtggaaaataagaacaaatgcCTTCAAATGTTTTGGAACCTGATCTCACCAAATGTGTATGTTTCGGAATTTCAGCAATGGTTTTCACTTTGTTAGCAGGAGGATCGTGCCCCTCCTGCTGCTTGAACAGATGGTGGAATTCCAGCAGGACCCAGTGCCAGCCCAGCTGAGCTGTAGGAACTGAGAGGTGAATACTTCACATTCTTTCCAACCACAACTATGAGTTCAGGCACAAAGAGTATCCCTGAAGCTTAGAGTGAAGGAAGAATACCAACAAAACCTAATTTTACACTGAACCAAAATTTTGTGTGCCCTTCTTAAGTGTAAGAACACCTCAACTTAAAAATACTATAGACTCAATTCAAATAGCCCTCTAAGAACCATGTCAGCTGGTTCATGGAGTTGCAATGGTGGTGAAACCCAGTGCGTAAGCAGTTCCGTACTCACAGGCTGGGATGCCTCTGGAGCATGCTCTGATACTTGATAAATGCCTCCAGGACCAAGGGatgtcttttttctgtcttttctctgaAGCGACAAGTAGAACACTGATTTGTGCCCAAGCTTTCACTTTTGGATTATAAAGAGAAGTTATCTTCTACCTTATTAGGAGTTAGTAATTGTTCTGCCAGCTTTTTCTAAGTTGTCATCTAAGTCATTAAGGCATTTTTAAGTGAATTCTGTGAGGTATTTTTAGTCAGGTGGTTACTATAATTTTCATCCTTacatgggctttggaatcagacacaACTGAGTTTCAGTCCTATCTCTGCTATTTACTAAGAGAGATTAACTtctcttgagccttggttttccaGTCTGTAACATGGCACTCTTGGATTGCagggaaaatttaaaatgcaaaagtgACACTTAGGCTCTCAATACATTCTCTTCTGTGCTTCTTCTAGGAGTGGGGGTGGTCCTAGAAGGGAACAGGCTGACTGATAAAGCCAATTTCCCTTTGAGGGAACTTACATTTTAAAGGGAGAGATGGGAACGACTCTTCCCCACGTGTACCTAAGTGCACCCTTTAGGGTCACGTGCACTTAGGTAGTAAGAGTTCAGGCTAGGCCAGAAAAGGGGGCTCAGGACTCAAGCTCTGGCACCCTACTCACCTCCCAGGCCAGGGGAGGCGTGTGGGAGGTGCTTCGAGTGTGCACTCAGCCCTTGCACATGTCCCTGTGCCCACTCTCCCATCCTTTTCCTAAACTTCCTCCCTCTAACACCCCAAAATGGCTGACAGACCAAAGAAGTCAGGAATCCAACTTAGACTCCGGAATAGACTCTGGACTTCAGTTTGCTATCTTTGAGTACAAGTAGTgtagtttaaaacaaaagaaaaaacctagTCTCCTCAGAAACCACCACCACTACCTCCTCCTTTGAATCAGTTCAATAAGCAGAATCTTTGGCTTCCCCAGAATGACATGTGGTAAAAGGTAAGTTTGTAGTGAGAGGCCCATAATTGTTATTACCTTTACAAAAAGTATTTTGTTAAAAGAGACACCCATCCCCACACttcccttttactttcttttaaaaaattatgaaagacatgggccaggcatggtggctcacgcctgtaatctcagcactttgggaggctgaggcaggcagatcacctgaggtcaggagttcaagaccagcctggccaacacggtgagactctgtctctattaaaaaatacaaaaatgggccaggcgcggtggcttacgcctgtaatcccagcactttgggaggccaaggcaggcggatcacgaggtcaggagatcgagaccgtcctggctaacacagtgaaaccccgtctccattaaaaatacaaaaaattagccaggcgtggtggcagacgcctgtagtcccagctactcaggaggctgaggcagaagaatgctgtgaaccagggaggcggagcttgctatgagctgagatcgtatcactgcactccagcctgggcaacagagcaagactgtgtctcgacaaaaaaaaaaaaaaaaaaaaaaaaaaaattagctgggctggtggtGTGTGCacattgtcccagctacttgggaggctgaggcaggagaactgtctgaacctgggaggcagaagttgcggtgagccgcgatcgcaccactgcactgacagagtgagactccctctcaaaaaaaaaaaaaaaaaaaaattaccaaaggcATCACAGTTATCACGTTACagtaaaaaatgtaattattaaaaatcttttcccccagcctgggcaacatggcaaaaccccatctctattaaaaacattaaaaattagctgggtgtggtggcatgcgcctgtagtcccagctacttgggaggttcaggtgggaggatcacctgcctaggaagtcaaggctgcagtaagccatgattgctccactgcactctagcctgggtgacagagtaagaccctgtctcaaaaaaaaaaaaaagaaaaaaaaaatcctatcccTAAATAtagaagaggatatttggagctcttttaaaaaagaaatagagaaagggtctatgttgcccaggatagagtgcagggGATAGTCACAGGGGCGATCATTGCATACACCACATTCCAGGCTTGGAAGCTCTTTTCTTTAAACCTGCCCGAGAATCCCATGGCCCAGGACTGCAGGTTCAACTAAAGATCCTACAGTGGCATCAATCTTATATTTTTGACAACCTCGTATTTCATGTTCATTGCTGTAAGTTCTCTAAGGCTATGAATTTACACATTTCTCTTAAGCACTGTAATGCCAAGTCACACAGGCATCCAGTGACACAGTCTAGCAGGGGCTCTTGAATATAGGGTGTCATGTCTTGGTAGACTGAAGGCATGGTGCAGGACAGTTGAGTACACTTACCTGACCATTCCCTATGTCCGAGCATATGTGCAGCTTTGACTTGCCTCTGTGATAACGATAGACATGGATTGCCCCTCCTTCCTCTGGCACAGATGAATAATATTTCTAGAGACGTAATGTCAAAGATGTTAGCTAACCAAATTGTCTTGTCAAATTTTCAAAAAACCCTGATATTTGGGTAAAGTACAGTTAAGGAGGGAGGCAAGAGAGCAAAGGTGAATTACCTGCCCTCTTGACAGGCCTCTGAAGTCATGCAACAAATCTTAGCCCACCCAAAGTGGCTGCAGAGAAAGAAATGCATTTGGCATCCCCGTGCTGCCACCTGCTGCCTCTGTAGGGCAAGAACACTGGCTAACTAAAGGTGGGCAGGACCATGCTCTCTGCCAGGTTAAACAAATTTCACATCTTTGCCCCCATGTCCAATGCACATATCCTTTCATTTCCTCCCCTAAAAAATGTGGATGAACAGTTCCATGTTTATTGTCTAAGTCTCAGACAAGGACATGGGAAGAGAGGGGTACATTTTCTTGAGATTTAGAAACACAACAGGAAATGAAACATAAACCCAAGAGCTGCTCTGCAGCCCTTTTCTCTGTGCTTCCTGCATGCGGGGCAGTGGAGGGAGAAATCTCTAATTTAAGAAGAATCTTCCAAAAGATCGGAAAACAGTTACATTTCTCTTGtctgcttccttcctccccctcaaAGTTAGCCTTAGACTTGCCCTTGATAATGACTAATGATGAGGACATCACAGCCCTGCTTGTTTTGAACACAAGGTAGGGACACTGTCTAAAAAACATGTGACCAGAAGAGTGAGAAGCTGGGAAAAGCACTTGAGGACACAGACCTAAAGATGTGTTTTAGTGGCTGCTTCAAATTGTGGAGGCAAACCCAGTACATAATTCTTAATTCTATCTCTAGAAAGCCAAGAGGTTCTGAGGCTCCATTTCATAACAGAGACTTGAACTGAAGCATGAACTGAAAACCAAAATGAAGAACAGCAGTTTGCTAAACCTCAAACCAAAGACAAATATTATTCCTTTTACTGAACCATGAACCAAGGGTTTAATCACTTTACAGTGGAGTtgaagctattgatttttgtaaaacCACTGAAcacaaataagataaaaatattccCTGAAGTATTCCTCTTTGGTTGGAATCCTATTCTTGGAGTCAGGGATTCTTATAAAAGACGTAGAAAGATTAGAGTTTTTTGAGATCTTAACATATGAAACTGAAAAGCAGGGCAGAAACAAGGTATTCTCTTCCATCTCCTTTGTGGATCAGCCTCCTTACAACCATGTAGGACTCACGAAGTGTTAAGGCTGCATGAGGCCAGAGTCTGCTGTAATTCCTAGAAGACAGTGCCTTCCATGCAGGTAATTTCCTTGAATGTTTTCTGGCCTGCCTTCAACATTCCCTAAGTATCGAAAGATGacttggctgggtatggtggctcacgcctgtaatcccagcactttgggaggccaagatgtgcggatcactcgaggtcaggggttcgagagcagcctggccaacatggtgaagccctgtctctactaaaaatacaaaaattagccaggcatggtggcatgtgcctgtagtcccagctgctcgggaggctgaggcaagagaatcgcttgaaccaggaggccaggaggtaggggttgcagtgagccaagactgagccactgcactccagcctgggtgatggagtgagactctgtctcaattaaaaaaaaaaaaaaaaaaaggtggggcacggtggctcacacccgtaatcccagcactttgagaggctgaggcgggcggatcacgaagtcaggagatggagaccatcctggctagcacagtgaaaccccgtctctactaaagaaaaaaaaaaaaaaaaattagctgggtgtggtggtgggcgcctgtagtcccagctactagggaggctgaggcaggagaatggtgtgaacccgggagggagagcttgcggtgagccgagatcgcgtcactgcactccagcctgggcgacagagcaagactctgtctcaaaaaaaaaaaaaacaaaaaaagttaaaaaaaaaaaaaaccctaatattTAACTTATTTGCTATGGAATTCGGCAAATAAGCTATTTTTCCCCCCACTAGACTGAAAGATCACTGAGGGCAGAAGACCTTTTCTGACTTTTCATTGCTATATTGTCAGCTACAGAGTTAGGCATTCAATAAACACTTATTAGGTGAATTCTAACTTGGATTTACCCCCTGGTTTAAGTCCTTGACTGATTACAATCTGACCATGAAGGCTGGGCAGGAGAAACAGGTAGTCTCCAGATTCTCCCTAAATTCCAGAAAGATCCAAATGTGGTCCATCAGCAGGTGATGGGGCATAGCTTTGGTTCACACCAACTTACCCCACACTGACTTGAAGTATAGTCCATGAATTCAGCCATtgttctgaaggaagcactaagggTTGGGGGTCTCTCTTCTCTCTATTTGAATAAATGGCACGTCACAGGTTAGCTCTAGGATTCCCTGCTGGAGAATGAAGCCATTTTGGAAATAGTCTCCTTTTTACCTTTGGAAAGGCTCTGCAAGTTTATGTCAGAAAGAACGATGTTATTGAGAAAGAATTCCAACTCTAAAAGATAAACATGCAATTTATCCAGGATCTAAGAGACAGGTTTGCAGGCTTTCCTCTATTATCAGATGATagctgtaagatttttttttttttttttttttttgagacggaggtttcgctcttgttgctcaggctggagtgcaaaggcgcgatctcggctcaccgcaacctccgcctcccgggttcaagcgattctcccgcctcagcctccctagtacctgggattacagacatgcgccaccttgcccggctaattttgtatttttagtagagacgggatttctccatgttggtcaggctgctttcgaactcccgacctcaggtgatccgcccgcctcggcctcccaaagtgctgggattacaagcatgagccaccgcgcccggctaatttttttttttaaagtaaccaaCCAGGGCTGAACACTACCGTTATTCTACAGCTACCCAACAAGAATCTGTCAAATGTAAAGCGTTTTGAAAGGACTTTTCCATTCATTGTCCTGATCCTTTCCAGCTTCCGCTAAGGGGAGGTTTCCTCAGCTGCTTCTGCGCTGCGCACCCCTGGCTCCCAGCGGGCTACCGCGGCGCGAAGGACTGGGGCGGTCGCCGGCACAGCGACCCTCACCTCTCCTGGGAGAACGCGGGGCGGGCCGGCTGCCGGCTGTTTCTCTAGGTGGGGCGCCTCCCGGGCAAGGACCCCCATGCAGCCTTTGGGACGCTCCAGGGCATGCCAGTCCACCGCCCTCCTCTTGGCCCTCTCCAGCACTTCTAGAGCCAGCCTTGCTGAACGCTGCAGGGAACGTCGGTCCACCCCATTCAGCGCTGCGGCCGCCAAACAGTTGTCCATGGCTCCCTGAGTGGGCACATAACGTACAAACGCCGGCGGGTCAGCTGGGCCGCGGCGACCCTGCTCCAAATCCGGGTGGGAGccccagcctcgacctccctggagACCACCGCTCCTGGTCCGCCCCCAACGCACACTCCAGCGGGAGCCCAGCCAGGACGAGGCCTAGCGCGCTCGCCCCTTCCATTTCCATCTCCCCCTTCCGCTACTTAGGGAGCCCACTCACCCGGCTCACTCGTCAGGGCGCATGCGCGCAGCGCTATCCTAGGAAGAGGGACCAGGCCTATCGCTCCCGGCGGCGCCGGCGCAGCTGGGCCATTGGCGGAAGGCGGGAGAggcggggcggcggggcggcCAAACACGCCTTCTGGGTCCCAGCCGCGGCGTCTGCGCGCGTGTTGCCTGGTTAACTGCTGAGCGCTGGAGGCGGGGCGCCGGGCGCTGGGGGCCGGGGGTCGGGGATcgggggctgggggctgaggaCTAAGTCGAGCCAGCCGCCCAGGGCATCTGTCCGCGCTGTCGAAGGAGCCTCTGGGCTTGGGGCTGGCCGTTAGAGGGCTACTGCGCTGCTTAACTTGATGGACCTGGGGTATAAAGGCAGGTCTCCTGTTGAGCTAAAAAATTATGGGGTACCAGCTAggtaggcaacatagcgagaacccgtgtccccccccccccacacacacactagcGGTTATGGGGTACCAGCTAGGTAGGCAACATAGCGACAACCcgtgtccacacacacacagtaggagtggtggcgcgcatctgtagtcccagctactcgggagggtcgaggtgggaggatcgcttgaacccgggaagcggaggttgcagtgagacgagatcgcgccactgcactccagcctgggcgacagaggaagacttcgtctcaaaacaaaaacatcatggGGAATAAGGCAAGTGCCTCCAGCGCCTCCTTCTGCTTGGTCTACATTTTGGGGTGTCGCTACTCTTGTTTGAGGAGGTGATTAGGACAAACTGTGTGGCTGCCAAGGTGGCCTTTGGAGAAGGGAACAGCTCGGGATGGAGGCGAGACGGAGGCGGGGCTGTCTGCAGCTGTTCCTGGCCCCCGGGGCAGAGGGCGCCTGAGAAGTTGTAGGGTCTCTCATAATCCCTCAGCGCAGCTCTCTCTCGCCCCTCCAGTGCGAAGTACGGATTCACACATTTTTGGAG
Coding sequences within:
- the AKIP1 gene encoding A-kinase-interacting protein 1 isoform X3; translation: MDNCLAAAALNGVDRRSLQRSARLALEVLERAKRRAVDWHALERPKGCMGVLAREAPHLEKQPAAGPPRVLPGEREERPPTLSASFRTMAEFMDYTSSQCGKYYSSVPEEGGAIHVYRYHRGKSKLHICSDIGNGQAENISKDLYIEVYPGTYSVTVGSNDLTKKTHVVAVDSGQSVDLVFPV
- the AKIP1 gene encoding A-kinase-interacting protein 1 isoform X1, with amino-acid sequence MDNCLAAAALNGVDRRSLQRSARLALEVLERAKRRAVDWHALERPKGCMGVLAREAPHLEKQPAAGPPRVLPGEREERPPTLSASFRTMAEFMDYTSSQCGKYYSSVPEEGGAIHVYRYHRGKSKLHICSDIGNGQRKDRKKTSLGPGGIYQVSEHAPEASQPAENISKDLYIEVYPGTYSVTVGSNDLTKKTHVVAVDSGQSVDLVFPV
- the AKIP1 gene encoding A-kinase-interacting protein 1 isoform X2 produces the protein MDNCLAAAALNGVDRRSLQRSARLALEVLERAKRRAVDWHALERPKGCMGVLAREAPHLEKQPAAGPPRVLPGEKYYSSVPEEGGAIHVYRYHRGKSKLHICSDIGNGQRKDRKKTSLGPGGIYQVSEHAPEASQPAENISKDLYIEVYPGTYSVTVGSNDLTKKTHVVAVDSGQSVDLVFPV
- the AKIP1 gene encoding A-kinase-interacting protein 1 isoform X4 — protein: MDNCLAAAALNGVDRRSLQRSARLALEVLERAKRRAVDWHALERPKGCMGVLAREAPHLEKQPAAGPPRVLPGEKYYSSVPEEGGAIHVYRYHRGKSKLHICSDIGNGQAENISKDLYIEVYPGTYSVTVGSNDLTKKTHVVAVDSGQSVDLVFPV